The proteins below are encoded in one region of Levilactobacillus namurensis:
- a CDS encoding Nramp family divalent metal transporter codes for MQDETTEKKHKLIQYANGRSLEEINGTVEVPHDISFMKALFMYSGPGALVAVGYMDPGNWSTSITGVQNFQYLLMSVILISSLVAMLLQYMAAKLGIVSQMDLAQAIRARTSKALGIVLWLMTEFAIMATDIAEVIGAAIALYLLFHIPLVIAVFITVFDVLLLLLLTKIGFRKIEAIVVCLIMVILVVFAYQVALSNPNCGGVFAGLIPTSKTFAQSPTIGGNNPLQGALGIIGATVMPHNLYLHSAISQTRKINHHDEKDIARTVKFASWDSNIQLTLAFFVNALLLIMGVAVFKSGAVKDPSFFGLFQALSDTSTMSNGVLASVAKTGILSTLFAVALLASGQNSTITGTLTGQVIMEGFVHMRMPLWLRRLVTRVISVIPVLICVGMTSGESAIDEHVALNDLMNNSQVFLAFALPFSMLPLLMMTDSKMEMGKFKNSLWVKILGWISVIGLTFLNMQGLPDQVTGFFGANPSASEVALAHSIADALILVIIALLVWTIVELHHGNQRLAKHLKAEGQPSAVEAAMVEGVENHEEGGAAK; via the coding sequence ATGCAAGACGAAACCACCGAAAAGAAACATAAATTAATCCAGTACGCCAACGGGCGGTCGCTGGAGGAAATTAACGGGACCGTAGAAGTGCCGCATGACATTAGTTTCATGAAGGCCCTTTTTATGTACTCTGGACCAGGTGCGTTGGTTGCCGTGGGGTACATGGATCCCGGGAATTGGTCAACGTCGATCACTGGGGTGCAAAACTTCCAGTACCTGTTAATGTCTGTCATCTTGATTTCAAGTTTAGTTGCGATGCTGCTGCAGTACATGGCTGCTAAACTTGGCATCGTGAGTCAAATGGACTTGGCCCAAGCCATTCGGGCGCGGACCAGTAAAGCCCTGGGCATTGTGTTGTGGCTGATGACGGAATTCGCCATCATGGCCACGGATATTGCGGAAGTTATCGGGGCGGCGATTGCGCTGTACCTGCTCTTCCATATTCCATTAGTCATTGCGGTCTTTATCACCGTCTTTGACGTGTTGCTGTTACTGTTGCTGACCAAGATTGGGTTCCGAAAGATCGAAGCTATCGTGGTCTGCTTGATTATGGTGATCTTGGTGGTCTTTGCCTACCAGGTCGCCTTGTCGAACCCGAACTGTGGCGGCGTCTTTGCCGGCTTGATTCCGACGAGTAAGACCTTCGCCCAGTCGCCAACTATCGGGGGCAATAACCCGTTACAGGGGGCGTTAGGGATCATCGGGGCTACGGTGATGCCACATAACCTGTACCTGCACTCCGCGATTTCTCAAACGCGGAAGATTAACCACCACGACGAAAAGGATATCGCTCGGACCGTTAAGTTTGCCAGCTGGGATTCCAACATTCAACTGACCCTGGCGTTCTTCGTTAACGCGTTGCTCCTGATCATGGGGGTCGCGGTCTTCAAGTCGGGTGCCGTTAAAGATCCTTCCTTCTTCGGCCTGTTCCAGGCGTTGTCGGATACCTCAACCATGAGTAACGGGGTCTTAGCCAGTGTGGCCAAGACCGGGATCCTGTCCACGCTGTTTGCGGTCGCCCTGTTAGCTTCCGGGCAGAACTCGACCATTACGGGGACGTTGACCGGGCAAGTGATCATGGAAGGCTTTGTGCACATGCGGATGCCATTGTGGCTACGGCGGTTAGTTACCCGGGTGATCTCCGTGATTCCGGTATTGATTTGCGTGGGGATGACCAGTGGTGAAAGTGCCATCGACGAACACGTGGCCTTGAACGATTTGATGAACAACTCGCAAGTCTTTCTGGCGTTTGCGCTACCGTTCTCCATGTTGCCGTTATTGATGATGACGGACAGTAAGATGGAAATGGGAAAGTTCAAGAATTCCTTGTGGGTCAAGATTCTTGGCTGGATCTCCGTGATTGGGCTGACGTTCTTGAACATGCAAGGGTTGCCCGACCAAGTCACGGGCTTCTTCGGCGCGAACCCGTCGGCCAGTGAAGTCGCGTTAGCGCACAGCATTGCGGATGCGTTGATTTTGGTTATCATTGCGTTGTTAGTCTGGACCATCGTGGAACTCCACCACGGGAATCAACGGTTGGCGAAGCACTTAAAGGCGGAAGGTCAACCATCCGCGGTTGAAGCGGCCATGGTAGAAGGCGTCGAAAACCATGAAGAGGGAGGCGCGGCGAAATGA
- the nhaC gene encoding Na+/H+ antiporter NhaC yields MKQATEKKQWQPVKLGEALTVLLVMLLIMGTGVIKFGLSPQTPVMLVIALVMLWARVRGASWDTIHAGITDGVKTGIVPLFIFILIGVLIGVWIQAGIIPSMMVFGFHMISAKWFVPSVFLVCAIIGSSIGSAFTIISTIGIALFGMGTTMGMNPALVAGAIISGSIFGDKTSPLSDSTNLASAMAESDLFSHIKNLMWSTIPAFLVSLVLYTIIGSGAATDAGMGKIGTTLAVLNQHFTITWWAALPLVIMLVCALMKVPAIATLFLNIGVAIVMIFIEQPKTSLSGLAATIESGFVSKTGNAGVDALLSRGGVASMMGTVSLIILTLSLGGLLMKFDLIQTAMAPLVKRLVRPGSLITSAIVAGIGVNVFVGEQYLSVILPGKAFKQAFNQRGLANLALSRVLEDGGTVINYLIPWGVAGAFAANTLGVSTLAYLPFCFFSLLSPVFSILSGFTGIGLKRQNPTVKTTAASEVVMPDPEASGR; encoded by the coding sequence ATGAAGCAAGCAACTGAGAAGAAACAATGGCAACCGGTAAAGTTGGGTGAAGCGTTGACGGTCTTACTGGTGATGTTACTCATCATGGGGACTGGCGTGATCAAGTTTGGGTTGTCTCCGCAGACGCCCGTAATGTTGGTCATCGCGTTGGTCATGCTGTGGGCGCGGGTCCGCGGCGCAAGTTGGGATACCATTCATGCCGGCATTACGGATGGGGTCAAGACCGGGATTGTGCCATTATTCATCTTTATTTTAATCGGGGTCTTGATCGGGGTGTGGATTCAAGCTGGTATCATTCCTTCCATGATGGTCTTCGGCTTCCACATGATCTCTGCAAAATGGTTCGTGCCATCCGTCTTCCTGGTCTGCGCGATCATCGGGTCATCCATCGGGAGTGCCTTTACCATCATCTCAACGATTGGGATCGCCTTGTTCGGGATGGGGACCACCATGGGGATGAACCCCGCACTGGTTGCTGGGGCCATCATTTCCGGATCCATCTTCGGTGATAAGACTTCACCGCTGTCCGATTCCACTAACCTGGCATCGGCCATGGCCGAATCCGACCTCTTCAGTCACATCAAGAACCTGATGTGGTCCACGATTCCCGCCTTCTTAGTTTCGCTAGTCCTTTACACGATTATCGGGTCCGGGGCCGCTACGGACGCCGGCATGGGCAAGATTGGCACGACCTTAGCCGTCTTGAACCAGCACTTCACGATTACCTGGTGGGCCGCTTTGCCACTGGTCATCATGCTGGTGTGTGCGTTGATGAAGGTGCCCGCCATTGCCACGTTGTTCTTAAACATCGGGGTGGCCATCGTGATGATTTTCATTGAACAGCCTAAGACCTCTTTATCTGGTTTGGCGGCCACGATTGAAAGTGGCTTCGTCTCCAAGACCGGTAACGCCGGCGTCGATGCCTTGCTCTCCCGGGGCGGGGTGGCGTCCATGATGGGTACCGTTTCCTTAATCATCCTGACGCTTTCCTTAGGGGGCCTGTTGATGAAGTTCGACTTGATCCAGACGGCCATGGCACCGTTAGTGAAGCGGCTGGTTCGTCCGGGTTCTCTGATCACCTCCGCCATCGTTGCGGGGATCGGGGTCAACGTCTTCGTTGGGGAACAGTACTTATCCGTCATCTTACCAGGGAAGGCGTTCAAGCAGGCCTTCAATCAACGGGGCTTAGCTAACCTGGCGTTGAGCCGGGTCCTCGAAGATGGTGGGACCGTCATCAACTACTTGATTCCTTGGGGGGTCGCCGGTGCGTTCGCGGCCAACACCCTGGGCGTCTCCACGTTGGCTTACCTACCATTCTGCTTCTTCAGTCTCTTATCCCCAGTCTTCTCCATCTTAAGTGGGTTCACGGGAATTGGTCTGAAGCGGCAGAATCCAACGGTCAAGACGACCGCGGCCAGCGAAGTTGTGATGCCGGATCCAGAAGCTTCTGGCCGGTAA
- a CDS encoding MucBP domain-containing protein, whose translation MRMKTTTALLLAGLLLGGSQAGNLTKQALTLTTPIVAQAATTKDALSGTIGTATWQVSSDGNLTLSNGTLPATTAQTSPLRAIVDQLAADPTNITVTQLTIGEQVKAPTSAHYLFADLPTVTQFNHLTNLDVSDVTDMSGMFANNPGVTTMAITGWDTRNVTSMDAMFNSNSALETVKLGRLETPKLTRMQIMFALDSHLTDLDLSGLDTAGVTNNYMMLSNDYNLENLNLGNWQGTGSTSYLMGYTQISNLHQLTLSPQIKLTKGTFFNLDTTHYPLLDTEIYTGKWENVQDKYVPAGTPGKRAYTTSELEALYDGTHTDELSGNETYQWEPLLTPEKENGAAVTVHYHDQNGKTIKEDDQLTGKLDETFTVEAPTIDGYTLQDTQGVTSGTYTTEPQSVTFVYHKDADESSDSSSSSSATTPSGDTNSGGGSSADSSSTTGSSSAESSSSLESSGSANLVQPKMSVTAVKKIGFYRTANFSVKNRLKWFPKQTRTKRPQFVVVKTAYSKKGLLRYQVKDVNKGSKTYGKRGYITTQQSYVKGTYATTKPKAIKVVKGLNGYRDVKLSRKQTHYRQGQRLAVKKLVRHNLTTRYLLKNGQYVSANLNFSQAVK comes from the coding sequence ATGCGGATGAAAACGACCACGGCATTACTCTTGGCGGGCTTACTTTTGGGGGGCAGTCAGGCCGGTAACTTGACCAAGCAAGCCCTAACGCTGACCACGCCCATCGTGGCTCAGGCAGCCACCACTAAGGATGCCCTGAGTGGCACCATCGGAACGGCGACCTGGCAGGTTTCCAGTGACGGCAATCTGACCCTAAGCAACGGGACCTTACCGGCAACTACGGCGCAAACGAGTCCGCTGCGGGCCATTGTCGACCAGTTGGCGGCGGACCCGACTAATATCACGGTGACGCAATTGACGATTGGGGAGCAGGTTAAGGCGCCTACGAGTGCACACTATCTCTTTGCAGACCTGCCGACGGTGACGCAGTTCAACCATTTAACGAACTTAGACGTCAGTGATGTCACCGATATGTCGGGGATGTTCGCGAATAATCCCGGAGTGACCACCATGGCTATCACGGGGTGGGACACCCGCAACGTGACCAGCATGGATGCGATGTTTAACTCGAACTCCGCGTTGGAGACGGTGAAGCTGGGACGCTTGGAGACCCCGAAGCTGACCCGGATGCAGATCATGTTTGCCCTGGATAGTCACCTGACGGACCTGGACTTATCTGGATTGGACACAGCGGGCGTGACCAACAACTACATGATGTTATCGAACGACTATAACTTGGAGAACCTGAACCTGGGAAACTGGCAAGGGACCGGGTCGACGTCCTACTTGATGGGCTACACGCAGATCAGCAACTTGCATCAATTGACTCTGAGCCCGCAGATCAAGTTGACTAAGGGAACGTTCTTTAACCTGGACACCACGCACTATCCGTTATTGGATACCGAAATCTATACGGGCAAGTGGGAGAACGTTCAGGATAAGTACGTGCCTGCGGGGACGCCGGGTAAACGGGCGTACACCACTAGCGAACTGGAAGCGCTCTATGACGGCACCCATACGGATGAGCTGAGTGGCAATGAGACCTACCAATGGGAACCGCTACTGACGCCGGAAAAGGAAAATGGTGCGGCGGTCACGGTCCACTATCACGACCAAAACGGGAAGACCATTAAGGAAGACGACCAATTGACGGGTAAGCTGGATGAGACTTTTACCGTCGAAGCGCCAACCATTGACGGCTACACGTTACAGGATACCCAAGGTGTCACTTCTGGAACCTACACCACGGAACCCCAGAGCGTGACCTTCGTGTACCACAAGGACGCGGACGAGTCGTCGGATTCTTCGAGTTCATCCAGCGCCACGACCCCATCCGGTGATACTAATTCGGGTGGTGGCTCCAGTGCGGATTCGTCCAGTACCACCGGCTCATCGTCTGCCGAAAGTTCCAGTAGTCTCGAATCGTCGGGATCGGCCAACTTGGTTCAACCTAAGATGAGTGTGACGGCGGTCAAGAAGATCGGCTTCTACCGGACGGCGAATTTCTCGGTGAAGAACCGGTTGAAGTGGTTCCCTAAGCAGACGCGGACCAAGCGGCCGCAGTTCGTAGTGGTCAAGACGGCTTACTCGAAGAAGGGGCTCTTACGCTACCAGGTCAAGGACGTGAATAAGGGCTCCAAGACTTACGGTAAGCGCGGTTATATCACGACTCAGCAATCTTACGTCAAGGGAACTTACGCCACGACCAAGCCTAAGGCCATCAAGGTGGTCAAGGGGCTGAACGGCTACCGGGATGTGAAGTTAAGCCGCAAGCAGACCCACTACCGGCAGGGCCAACGCCTAGCGGTCAAGAAGCTGGTTCGGCATAACCTGACCACACGGTACCTGTTGAAGAACGGGCAATACGTGTCCGCGAACCTGAACTTTAGTCAGGCAGTGAAATAA
- a CDS encoding aldo/keto reductase, whose translation MHNDIPSLPLNNGNQIPQLGLGVFQVDNAEDTKNAVKWALKAGYRHIDTASYYGNEQWVGEAIRESGVKREDVFVTSKLWNNVRGYDETKAAFQTTLDKLGFDYLDMYLIHWPAPGYAESWRAMEDLYQAGKIKNIGVSNFQKSQLETLMKTAKVKPVVDQIETHPYFQQNDLHAYLETQGILHESWSPLGGGRNNALTDPVINELAAAHDVSAAQIILRWHVQREEIVIPKSTHEARIAQNRDIFAFGLDEDEMHQISDLDAGKRVGPDPDDAAWLKQSQSYSTGK comes from the coding sequence ATGCATAATGATATTCCCAGCTTACCGTTGAATAACGGTAACCAGATTCCCCAATTAGGCTTGGGCGTCTTCCAAGTCGATAACGCTGAAGATACGAAGAATGCTGTGAAGTGGGCCTTGAAAGCCGGCTACCGGCACATTGATACGGCGTCCTATTACGGTAACGAGCAGTGGGTCGGCGAGGCTATTCGGGAGAGTGGCGTCAAGCGCGAAGACGTCTTCGTGACGTCTAAGTTGTGGAACAACGTTCGGGGCTACGATGAGACTAAAGCAGCCTTTCAGACCACGCTGGATAAGCTCGGATTCGATTACCTGGATATGTATCTGATCCACTGGCCAGCTCCGGGTTACGCGGAGAGTTGGCGGGCCATGGAAGACCTGTATCAGGCCGGCAAGATCAAGAACATCGGGGTCTCCAACTTCCAGAAATCACAGTTAGAGACGTTGATGAAGACGGCCAAAGTCAAGCCAGTGGTCGACCAGATCGAAACGCACCCGTACTTCCAGCAAAATGACCTGCACGCTTACCTAGAAACTCAGGGAATCTTGCATGAATCCTGGAGTCCGCTAGGTGGCGGCCGAAATAATGCGCTGACCGACCCCGTGATCAACGAATTGGCGGCGGCCCACGACGTGAGTGCGGCGCAGATTATCTTGCGGTGGCACGTCCAACGGGAAGAAATTGTGATTCCTAAGTCGACCCATGAAGCACGGATTGCCCAGAACCGCGACATCTTTGCCTTTGGCTTAGACGAAGACGAGATGCACCAGATCAGCGACCTCGACGCCGGTAAGCGGGTCGGTCCCGACCCCGACGATGCGGCTTGGTTGAAGCAGTCGCAGAGTTATTCAACGGGTAAATAA
- a CDS encoding ArgE/DapE family deacylase has translation MTPEKKLTILQDLIQIPSVNDHEADVADYIADLFAPYPQAKVERLTYAPGRDNLIVTIGNAAGPRLGLSGHMDVVAPGDTTAWHHDPFGGEIVDGRMYGRGTSDMKSGLAALVVTMLDLLDQGVDLPGSVRLLATVGEETGEYGAAQLTDAGYADHLAGLVIAEPSGLDNVVYTARGVIDYKVVSTGRASHSASPEKGINAIDNLMTFYNAVRPLMAQHTKVDPVLGGLLHNVDLISGGEQINSIPAHAELMANMRTIPAYPNRVLYAELEGLIAQLNQQPGVQLALSYSYPEEAIPGDPNAPLVQLAKQVSDQVCGHDTQIVGSGGANDGAEFLRAKGDFTSIEIGPGSATSHQVDEYVDLDDYLQAIQIYQQLIPTFFAQFTK, from the coding sequence GTGACACCAGAGAAAAAGCTGACGATTTTGCAGGACTTGATTCAGATTCCCTCGGTCAATGACCATGAAGCCGACGTGGCGGATTACATTGCGGACCTATTTGCGCCATATCCCCAGGCTAAGGTCGAACGCCTGACCTATGCGCCCGGGCGAGATAACCTGATTGTGACCATTGGCAACGCCGCGGGTCCGCGTCTGGGACTGTCCGGGCACATGGACGTGGTCGCCCCCGGCGATACCACGGCTTGGCACCACGATCCCTTTGGCGGCGAGATAGTCGACGGCCGGATGTACGGTCGCGGGACTTCAGACATGAAGAGTGGCCTGGCTGCTTTAGTGGTCACCATGCTGGACCTCTTAGACCAGGGTGTCGACTTGCCGGGAAGCGTCCGGTTACTGGCGACGGTGGGCGAGGAGACCGGTGAATACGGTGCCGCCCAACTGACCGACGCTGGCTATGCAGATCATCTGGCTGGCTTGGTCATCGCCGAGCCCAGCGGCCTGGACAACGTGGTCTACACGGCCCGGGGCGTCATCGACTACAAGGTGGTGTCGACCGGGAGAGCCAGCCACAGTGCCAGTCCGGAAAAGGGCATCAACGCCATCGACAACCTGATGACCTTCTATAACGCGGTCCGGCCCCTGATGGCGCAACACACCAAAGTTGATCCTGTTTTGGGTGGCCTGTTACATAACGTCGACCTGATTTCCGGTGGTGAGCAGATCAATTCGATTCCCGCCCATGCCGAATTGATGGCTAACATGCGGACGATTCCGGCATACCCCAACCGCGTCCTGTACGCCGAATTGGAGGGCTTGATCGCCCAGCTGAACCAACAGCCCGGCGTTCAGTTGGCGTTGAGTTACAGTTATCCTGAAGAGGCGATTCCGGGTGACCCGAACGCGCCGTTGGTCCAACTGGCCAAGCAGGTCAGCGACCAGGTCTGCGGCCACGATACCCAGATTGTGGGGTCCGGCGGGGCCAACGATGGCGCCGAATTCTTGCGGGCCAAGGGGGACTTCACCAGTATCGAAATTGGTCCCGGCAGCGCAACGTCGCACCAGGTAGACGAGTACGTGGACTTGGACGACTATCTGCAAGCCATTCAGATTTACCAGCAGTTGATCCCCACATTTTTCGCCCAATTTACGAAATAA
- a CDS encoding GNAT family N-acetyltransferase, giving the protein MNLSFETIQPTDFDQVDQLVTDAFAPLPESDGSEVDLIHQLRTSYDYQPSFEMVVRPGDGSIVGHGLLTPVTVRGNVHTTSILALAPLAVAPDWQGNGVGTQLMQELESRAQLAGYPAISVVGDSRYYGRHGYVMAEDFAIHNSLHVPMGNHLIKTLRAGALAHVGGMLEYPAAFNKF; this is encoded by the coding sequence GTGAATTTAAGTTTTGAAACGATTCAACCCACGGATTTTGACCAAGTCGACCAGCTGGTGACGGATGCGTTTGCGCCGCTCCCTGAAAGTGACGGTTCCGAGGTTGATTTGATTCATCAACTACGGACCAGTTATGACTACCAGCCTAGTTTTGAAATGGTGGTCCGGCCGGGCGATGGCAGCATCGTGGGTCACGGCTTGCTGACGCCGGTCACGGTCCGCGGCAACGTCCACACCACCAGTATCTTGGCCTTGGCGCCGTTAGCTGTTGCACCCGATTGGCAGGGGAACGGCGTCGGGACTCAGCTGATGCAGGAGCTGGAATCCCGGGCCCAGTTGGCGGGGTATCCGGCCATCAGCGTGGTGGGGGATTCACGGTACTACGGACGGCACGGATACGTGATGGCGGAAGATTTTGCCATCCATAATTCGCTGCACGTGCCGATGGGGAACCACCTGATCAAGACCTTACGCGCCGGGGCGTTGGCCCACGTCGGCGGGATGCTGGAATACCCCGCAGCCTTTAACAAATTTTAA
- a CDS encoding GNAT family N-acetyltransferase yields the protein MHLRQVVPADLPAILEIEHAGFTAAEAGTPEAYAARIQAFPDTFLVAEERDTLLGFVCGPIVADDLVADWMYDQAPTNLPTGGHQMILTIAVAPTARGRGIGSRLLSAFAESATARHCQSIALTCLADRIPFYQKNGYQVVGVSTSQHAGETWYDLVNEL from the coding sequence ATGCATTTACGTCAAGTCGTTCCCGCTGATTTACCCGCGATTCTAGAGATTGAACACGCCGGATTCACCGCTGCCGAAGCGGGCACCCCCGAGGCTTACGCGGCCCGGATTCAAGCCTTTCCGGACACCTTTCTCGTGGCCGAAGAGCGTGACACCCTATTAGGCTTCGTTTGCGGCCCCATCGTCGCTGACGACCTGGTCGCCGATTGGATGTACGACCAAGCGCCCACCAACCTTCCGACTGGCGGTCACCAGATGATTCTAACCATCGCCGTAGCGCCCACCGCTCGAGGTCGTGGCATCGGCAGTCGGCTCCTAAGCGCCTTCGCCGAATCGGCCACCGCACGCCACTGCCAGTCCATTGCGCTGACCTGCTTGGCTGACCGCATCCCCTTCTACCAAAAGAACGGCTACCAAGTCGTCGGCGTCTCGACCTCCCAGCATGCCGGTGAAACTTGGTATGACCTGGTTAACGAGCTTTAA
- a CDS encoding universal stress protein — MTTQFKHILVGVDDSPDALLAFKYAIHQASQDHAELDIVLVLENQAINVYQALTKDFIHGKREELERHIQGYAHQAIAAGVHPVHTIVVEGEPGEAIVGDVIPQIHPDLLIVGSRAKKGVSRHFGSQAAYMAKYAPISVLVVR; from the coding sequence ATGACCACGCAATTTAAGCACATCCTAGTCGGCGTTGATGATTCGCCGGATGCGTTACTGGCCTTCAAGTACGCGATTCATCAGGCCAGCCAAGACCACGCCGAACTAGATATCGTCTTGGTCTTGGAGAACCAGGCCATCAACGTCTATCAGGCGCTGACGAAGGACTTTATTCACGGCAAACGTGAGGAACTGGAACGTCACATCCAAGGGTATGCGCACCAGGCAATAGCTGCGGGGGTGCACCCCGTCCACACTATCGTGGTCGAAGGGGAACCCGGTGAAGCCATTGTGGGGGATGTGATTCCCCAGATTCACCCGGACCTGTTGATCGTGGGGTCGCGAGCCAAGAAGGGCGTCAGTCGCCACTTCGGGAGCCAAGCGGCCTACATGGCTAAGTACGCTCCGATTTCGGTGTTAGTGGTTCGGTAA